CCTTGGATTTGTATATATACGCTAAAAACCGGGAAATACGCGATCATTATGAATCCGTGAATCGGAAGGATTGATGCCCGGAGCGCTATAAAGTGCTTTGGGGAAAAGAAAAAACAGTTAACCCCGTCAGACCAATGCCTGACGGGGTTAACTGTTTTAGAATTGAAAAACCAATCAGCAGGACTTACTCGCTCCCCGCGCGTTCCCGCGCCCGCAGCTCGACCCGGCGGATTTTGCCCGAGCTTGTCTTCGGGAGGTCGGAGATGAACTCGATTTTACGCGGATATTTGTAAGGAGCCGTCCATTCCTTGGTATGGGCCTGCAGCTCTTTCACCAGCTCCGGCGAAGCGGCGCTCTCATCCCGCAGAACGATAAAGGCTTTGACTACATGGCCCCGGACTTCGTCGGGACTGGCTACGACCGCACATTCTTTGACCAAGGGATGCTTCATGAGCGCTTCCTCCACCTCAAAGGGTCCGATCGTGTAGCCGGAGCTGATAATAATATCGTCGCCGCGGCCCTCGAACCAGAAATAGCCGTCCTCGTCCTTGGATGCCCGGTCGCCGGTAATAAAGTAATCGCCGTGAATGCAGCTCGCTTTGCGTTCCGGGTCTTTATAGTAGGTCTGGAACAGAGCCGGCATGTTCACATGAACGGCAATGTCGCCGACCTCTCCTGGAGGAAGCGGGATGCCTTGCTCGTCCACCACTTCGATCATGCCCTGCGCGGTCGCCCGGCCCATCGAGCCGATCCGAATCGGCATGTCCTTCAGCGTACCGATCAGCAGCGTGCTTTCCGTCTGTCCGTAGCCGTCCCGGATCATGATGTCGAAGTGGCGCTTGAACTCGTTGATGACCTCCTGATTTAGAGGCTCCCCGGCAGATACCGCGCAGCGGAGGCGGGAAAGGTCATACCGGCCGAGTCCGTCAATTTTGGCCATCAGCCGGTACTCCGTCGGCGTACAGCACAGGACGTGGATATCCCGGTCCTGAATCAACTGCAAATACCGGTTCGGATGAAAAGCCCCGTTGTAGATAAATCCGGTGGCACCGTTGCCGAGCACGGACAGGAACGGGCTCCAGATCCACTTTTGCCAGCCGGGAGCGGCCGTGGCCCATACCGTATCCGATTCCTGGATGTCGAGCCACAGCGAGGTGATGCGCAAATGCGCGTAGCCCCATCCGTGGGTATGAACGACCGCCTTCGGGTTGCCGGTGGTGCCAGAAGTGTAGGCGAGGATCGCCATATCGTCCCGGCCGGTGGGAGCGGCGGCATAGGTATCCGGCCGTCCTTCCATCAGTTCCTCCAGGTTCAGCCAGCCGTCTTCGGCTTCGCCGGCGCCATCGGATACCGAGAGGCGGAAATCGAGAGCCGGAAGATCCTCCGCAATTTTATTCACTTCTCCCGTAACCTCCGACCAGCAGATCACCGCTCTGGCTTCGGAGTGGCGGAGGCGGTAGGCCAGATCCTTCGCGCGCAGCATTTCGGAAGAAGGAATGATGACGAGCCCGAGCTTCAGGCACGCCAGATAGATCACATAGGCGATGATTCGGCGCGGAACCATAACGAGAACCCGGTCGCCCTGGCGCAGTCCAAGCTCAGCCAGACCTCCGGCCAGCCGATTGGCCCGCTTCAGCAGTTCGCCATACGTAATTTCCACATACTCGCCTTTGTCGCTTAACCATTTCAGCGCAAGCTTGCCGGAAGGATGGCGTTCCATCTCCGACGTCATATTGTAACGCTCCGGAGCTATCCATTGCTCATTATCCAATACCAACATCTCCTTTATAGGCACAAGGCGTCTTCACTCATCAAAGTATATTTGTTCTCTCCTATTGTAGCATGAACTCTTAGTACCAGATGCTAAATTTGATGTCAATATAAAAAAATTCTTGGTGCAGCTATCCTAGATTCGGACTTTATAAATAACGAATGTTGTTCTTTATAAAGTAAATCAAAGGTGATAAATTAGATACAAGTCCGAATAATCCATTGTGCATTGGGGGCACGGATCATGGAGAATACGCAAGAGTTCAACAGGGATACAGTTTTCGAATTGCTTAAGAAGCGGGCGGCCTATGCCCCCCGCGATATTGCCTACAGTTTCCCGGAATGGGAGCAGCATTATACCTGGTCCGACATGTGGGAGAACGCCGCCGTTCTGGCAAAAGGCTTTTTGCGCCTGGGAGTGAAAAAGGGCGACCGGATCGCGCTGCTCATGCAGGGAAGGATTGAAATGATCCTTGCCATGTTCGGAGCGGCTTGTATCGGCGCCATTGTCGTTCCGCTTAACGCTTATTCCAAAAAAGATGAGCTTCAGGGCTATCTGGACGATTCAAAGCCTGAACTGCTGATTATTGGAACAGAAGGGCATGGCCACCACTATCCCACGCTTGTCCGGGAAATGTTCGCGGAATCGGATAAGGAACGCCCGTGGATTCCCGCCCATGTGTTCGTGGTGGGCCGCGAAGAGGAGGCCGAACTCCCTTTTCTTCCTTTTTCGGATCTGTATGCGCTGGCCGGCCAGATACGGGAAGAAGAGTTTGTGGAAGTGTGTGCAGCCGTGCGATGCAAAGATCCGCTTATTCTTCTGTATACCTCGGGAACGACCGGACGGCCCAAGGGGGTTCTTCGTTCGACCTCCTCCTTCCTGGTATCGGACGGCGGCTCCGCACAGCGCGGCAAAATGGCTGAATGGCTTACCCGTCTAAGCGACCGCATGATCCGGAGATTTTCGCTCATGAACCTGCTTCCGCTGTACCATCTGGGCGGCTTTGCCTCCATATTTACCGGGCTTAAAGCCTGCAATATCCGGATTGTCATGCTCAGCCACTTTAATCCTGTGAGCGCTTTATCGGCGGTGGAGCGGGAGAGGTGCTCGATCCTGTCGGGAACTCCATTTATGATTCAGCACATGCTTGCCGTCCCGGGACGGGAGGGATACAATTTGTCGTCACTACTGGGCGTCGTGTTTACGTCGTCGGCGGTAAATGGCTCTTTGCTGAAAAATATGATCCATGATCCTCAACTGAAGCTGGTCTTCTTCATGGTCAGCTACGGTTCGTCCGAAGCGGGATCGGTATCCAACGGCGTCTGCTTTGTGAACCGCAGAAAGAATGCGGCGTGGTCCATGTTGTTCAGACTGTTGAATTACTCCAATCTGCTCAGCGGGCGCATCGATCCCGGCGAATTTGAAGACGGAGACTGCAGCCTCGGGGGAAAGGTCGACCGCGGGGTTCAAGTTCGGATCGTGCATCCGGAGACGGGGGCCGTTCTTTCCTGCCTCGAACAAGGCGAAATTCAAATCCGGAGCCACCGGGTCATGCGCTATTTCAAGGAGAACCAAGCCTGCTGTTCTTTCACGGAGGACGGCTGGTACAAATCCGGGGATTTGGGCTTTTTGGATGACAGGGGCC
This region of Paenibacillus sp. URB8-2 genomic DNA includes:
- a CDS encoding acyl-CoA synthetase; this translates as MTSEMERHPSGKLALKWLSDKGEYVEITYGELLKRANRLAGGLAELGLRQGDRVLVMVPRRIIAYVIYLACLKLGLVIIPSSEMLRAKDLAYRLRHSEARAVICWSEVTGEVNKIAEDLPALDFRLSVSDGAGEAEDGWLNLEELMEGRPDTYAAAPTGRDDMAILAYTSGTTGNPKAVVHTHGWGYAHLRITSLWLDIQESDTVWATAAPGWQKWIWSPFLSVLGNGATGFIYNGAFHPNRYLQLIQDRDIHVLCCTPTEYRLMAKIDGLGRYDLSRLRCAVSAGEPLNQEVINEFKRHFDIMIRDGYGQTESTLLIGTLKDMPIRIGSMGRATAQGMIEVVDEQGIPLPPGEVGDIAVHVNMPALFQTYYKDPERKASCIHGDYFITGDRASKDEDGYFWFEGRGDDIIISSGYTIGPFEVEEALMKHPLVKECAVVASPDEVRGHVVKAFIVLRDESAASPELVKELQAHTKEWTAPYKYPRKIEFISDLPKTSSGKIRRVELRARERAGSE
- a CDS encoding class I adenylate-forming enzyme family protein, which codes for MENTQEFNRDTVFELLKKRAAYAPRDIAYSFPEWEQHYTWSDMWENAAVLAKGFLRLGVKKGDRIALLMQGRIEMILAMFGAACIGAIVVPLNAYSKKDELQGYLDDSKPELLIIGTEGHGHHYPTLVREMFAESDKERPWIPAHVFVVGREEEAELPFLPFSDLYALAGQIREEEFVEVCAAVRCKDPLILLYTSGTTGRPKGVLRSTSSFLVSDGGSAQRGKMAEWLTRLSDRMIRRFSLMNLLPLYHLGGFASIFTGLKACNIRIVMLSHFNPVSALSAVERERCSILSGTPFMIQHMLAVPGREGYNLSSLLGVVFTSSAVNGSLLKNMIHDPQLKLVFFMVSYGSSEAGSVSNGVCFVNRRKNAAWSMLFRLLNYSNLLSGRIDPGEFEDGDCSLGGKVDRGVQVRIVHPETGAVLSCLEQGEIQIRSHRVMRYFKENQACCSFTEDGWYKSGDLGFLDDRGHLKITARMKRIISRGGEKICPVEIENVLMNHKDVSAAMVVGIPDELYGELVCACVIGKKGANLTEERLRMEITPHLSAFKIPRYFVFLDELPLSPTGKLAVPAIQGLALERIGELRKNA